Part of the Longimicrobiales bacterium genome is shown below.
TCGGCCGGCGTGACCAGGCACGCGATGCGTACGAGCGTGTGCTCGGGATGGACATCAACTTCGGCGACGTGAACGACCGGCTCGCCCGCCTTTGACAGGCTACGGGACTGGCCGTAGCTTTGCGCCCGTTCCGGAATATCCTGCGTCCAAGGCACTCATGCTGCGCACGCGAACGCCGAAGCTGTCCGAGATTCAGCGTCCCGTCAGGGACGATGTTGAGCGCGTAGTCGACGAGCTGCGTCGCATTGTGTTGTCCGACTTCCCCGCGATCGGAGAGGTGAACGATCACCTGCTCTGGGCGCGGGGAAAATTGTTCCGGCCGACGCTGCTGCTGCTGTCGCATCGCGTGAGCGGCGGGTCCGACGCGCGCGCCGTGACTCTCGCGGCGATTGTCGAGCTGGTCCATCTGGCTACGCTGGTCCACGACGACGCGGTCGACCATTCCGTGCTGCGGCGTGGCATGCCGACGGTCAACGCACTCTGGAACCACCAGACGGCCGTGATCATGGGCGACTATCTCTACAGCCGCTCGATCAGTGCTCTCGCCGACATCGGCCGCGTGGATTTTATCGCCGTGCTGTCGCGAGCCGCCAACGAGATGAGTGTCGGCGAGCTGCGTCAGCTGTCCTCGTGCGACGCGCTCCAGTTCTCCGAACAGGATTACGACCGGCTCATCGCGAGCAAGACGGCATCGCTCATGTCGGCGGCATGCGAGATCGGAGCTGCGCTGGCGACGGAGTCGTACCGGGAGCCGCTCGCGCGTTTCGGCCACGCGCTCGGCATGGCGTTCCAGATCGTGGATGACCTGCTCGACTACACGGAATCGGAGGCAATGGTCGGCAAGCCGACCGGGCAGGACCTGCGCGAGCACAAGGTCACGCTCCCGCTCATCGCCGCGATGCGGGAGATGGCGTCCGCCGCGCGCCACGACGTGGAGGCCTTCTTCGCCGATCCCGTGCCGACGGACGATGGCATACAGCGGCTCACGAAACTGGTCAGGGACAACGGTGGCCTGGAGTATGCCCGTAACCGCGCCGACGAATTCGGCCGGCGCGCCGCCGAGGCGCTGCTCGAGCTGCCGGACGGGCCGGGCACCGACGCGCTGCAGGCGGCTGTTGGATATGTGGTTGAGCGCAGGAACTAAGTGGGGGTGTGGGGAATGGAACCTGTTCATAACAGCGTAGTACGATGATGAGTCCACGACGAGAGGCACTGCCGCGAATGTTCTGGGCGGTAGTCGTGGGGTTGTTCCTGGGTGCGCTGTTCACGAAGATCGCCGTCCTGTTCATGCCGGACAGTGCGGCGCGGGAGTTCCTGACGACCGCCCTGTCTGCGTCGCTGGGGCCTTTGAGCATCGACCTGATTGCTGTAGCTTTCGTGATCGGGCCACTCACACTGAGCCTGAACGCCTTGAGCCTGGTCGGTATCCTGCTGGTCGGGCTGGTGATGCGCTCGTGGTTCTAAACGCGGAGTAGTAACATGCCGTTTAATCTCGGCCCAATGGAGATGGTGTTCGTCGTGGTCGTGCTGCTCCTGGTGTTCGGCGCCAAGCGCCTGCCGGAGCTGGGCAGTGGCCTCGGCAAGGGCATCCGCGAGTTCCGCAATTCCATGCGCGACATCAATTCGGAGTTCAAGGAGCCGGAGAATCCCAACCGGATTCACGACCCGCTCCCGCGCTCCCGCGTCGCCGCGACGCCCGAAAACGAACCGGCGAAGCGCGAAGACTGACCACACCGGTCGCCCGGATGCATGAAGGCCCGGCGGTAACATACCGCCGGGCCTTCTGCGTTCCGGAGACCACGTTCCTACAACGCGGCGTTCCCGGAAGCGCGCAGGACCTCTGCTCGATTGTCGACGATGTCCGCCTCCTGTCGCAGAGCCAGCAGGTACTGGTTCCAGCGGGCGTCGGACAACGCCTGGAGTACGCGGGCGCGCTGCTCCTCGCGCTGCGCCTGCCAGCCCGTCCGGCTCGCCTCCTCACGAGAGACGCCGCGGATCAGGAACAGCTGTCCATCCGCCTCGATCAGCGGGCTCGTGGCGCCCGGCTGAAGGGCGAACGCCGCGCCGATAGCCGGATTCATCCGGCCCAGTCCGGGTGCACCCTCGCCGCGCGTGAACGGACCGGCCTGCGCAACTGTGGCATTGTATGCCCGCGCGATCTCTTCCAGCGATGCGCCGGCCATGGCGCGCTTCTCGGCGTCCGCCAGGCGCTCACGCGCGCGCTCGATGCGCGCCTCGCGCATCAGCAGGGCGCGGATGGTCGGTGTGGCTTCCGCGAGGGGCAGCGGCCCCTCCTCGCGCCGTGACACGAGCTCCAGCATGTAGAACGCCTGATCGGTCTCGAAGACCTCGCTCAAACTGCCGATCTCGGCATCCAGCGCCCAGTCCAGCCCTTCGTCGATCGCCCCCACGCCGGGCAGGATCGGCAGCGCGGGGGTGACTTCCGCCGTCTGGACCTGAAGACCCAGCCGCTGCGCCGCCTGCTCGAGCCCGACCGTTTCCGAGGCATCCTCCAGGGAGTCGGCCCGGTCGAGAAGGCGGTCCTCCGCCTGCCGCGACAGCTCGATGGGCACCAGGAACTGCCGCACCTGGGCCGAGTCGCCGCCGCGGCTCTCCACCTTCACCACGTGGTAGCCCGCCTGCGTCAGAATCGGCTCCGTCACCTGACCGGCCGATGTCGAGAACACCGCCTGGTCCAGCGCCGGGGCCGACTGGCCGCGGCGCGCGGTGAAGAGCTCGCCATAGAAGCGCGCATCCGGCGAGCCCTCGCCCGCACGCGCCGCCACGTCCTCGAAGGGCTCGCCTGCAACGGCCGCATTGCGGAGCTCGCGCGCCCGCTCCAGCGCCGCCGCACTGTCGGCGGCAGGTGCGCCACGATTCAGGGATACGTATCGGACGGTCACCTGCGCGGGCCGGATGAACTCGTCGTCGTGCTCCTCGTAGTATGCGCGCACGGCGGCGTCCGTCACGTTCACCTCGCCGGCCGGCACCAGCGCCGCGGGGTCGAACGCGATGTATTGAACCGTCGCCTTCTCGTTCGCGTCGCGATACATCCGCCACAGCTGCCCGTCGCTGACCGTCAGCCCCGCGGACGTCTGGAAGAACAGCTTGCTGCGCGGGATCACGTCGCGGTAATACGCCTCGAGCTGAAGCAGGAACGCCGGATCCTGCGGCTGGGCGAGGAACTGGTGGTACTTGTTGATGTCGAACTGGCCGTCCGTCTGGAACGCAGGGGCACTCTGCAGCTCCGGTGGCGGGGCCATGCGCGCGGCGTCACGGATCTCATCATCCGACACGCGGATGCCGCGCCTGTCCAGCTCCTGCTGCAGCAGACGCTGCGTCACGATCTGGTCCCAGGCGGCATCCTCGATCTGACGCGTCATCGCCGAGGTGATCGGACCGTCGATCGCGCTCTGTTGCTGCTGATACACGTTGCGATACACCGCCAGCCACTCCTCATAGCTGACGGACTCGCCATTAACGCGGCCTATTTCGCCGGCCACCGACCCGCTGCGGCCGGTCATGTCCATGCCCCACTCGAACACCATGAGAGCCACGAAGGCCAGCGCAGTGATCAGCATGATCCACTTCGTGTTCTCTCTCATCTGACGCATCATAACGCGAGACTCCCACCAGCAACGGTCCGGGGATATTGGGAAGTACGAGCATAAACGCTGAAAAGTAACCCTCCGGGTCGGACCATTCAACTCACGGTCCGGTATTTCACTGCGGATCATGGGTCTGGGCGCGTTGACAGCGTGCTGCGGCCGTTCCTATCTTGGTCCGCTCGCCCAGTAGCCTTCCGTGAATTCCGTGGAGCGGGTGGATGGCCGAGTCCCACCGGGAAGAAATTGCGAAGCTGGAAGCCCTGTACGCCGGCAACCCCGGAGGCAGGGTATTCGTGCATCTGGCGGAGGCCTATCGCAAGGCAGGAGAGCACGAGCGGGCCCGCCGCATCCTGGATGAGGGCCTTGCCCGCCACCCCGATTCTGCCAGCGGTTACGTCGTCCTGGGGCGTGTCCTCGCCGATATGCAGATCACGGGCGAAGCCGAGATCGCGTTCCGTCGCGTTCTCGACCTGGACGGCGGCAACCTGGTCGCGCTGCGCTGGCTCGGCGACCTTGCGCGTCAATCCGGCCGCAATGCCGACGCCGCGATGCACTACCGCGAGCTGCTCATCCGTAACCCGTCGAACGAAGAGGTCCGCGATCTCGTCGAGATCGTCGAGCGCGAGGCCGAAGGCACCGGCGCAGCTGTCGCCGCCCGAGCCGATGATGACATCGGTGAGACCGGCGCGGATGAGCTGCGCGTCGACGCGTTCCCCGGTCTGGATGATCGTGAAGAACCGGAGTCCGCTCTTGCCGGACAGCAGGCGGAAGCGGAGCAGGCCGCGCTCACGCCGCCACCGCCCGTGGGCGATGCGGCACCTCCGGATATCACACCGTGGTCGGCGGCTCCCGGGCGGACGGGCGACGCGGAAGAGCCGCCGGTCGAGTACGGCCTCGTCGAGCTCGATACCAGCGCGACGGCCGAATCGCCGTACCAGGCCGCGGGCGCTTCCGCAGGACCGCTGGAGAGCGGCGGTGACGCGGCGCACGGAGAGCCGTCCGATGCGACCGCCAGCGACGCCGCCGGCACCCCGAACGAGGGGGCTCCGGGCGCTGCGGAGCCGGTCGCCCATGCAGGTGACGAGGCACCCGAGCGGCCTGCGCCGTACGAGGACCGCCCCGCCGCGTCGGCCGCTCCGACGTGGCCCGCCGACGAATCCGATGTCGTGGCCTCGATCGACGAGGGCGACACGGACGCGCTCGAGCTGGATGAGCTGCGGCGGGATGACGAAGCCGAACCTCTCGAGATCCACCTGCTGGACCCATCGTATGAGGCGTCGGCGGAGGAGGAAACCGAGGATTTCGTCGGCGAGCTCGACCTGTCGGACATGGTGAACGCCGGCAGCCTCGAGGACGCCGACGACTATGCGGATGAGACGTTCGTCGCCGACCTGACTTCGGCGGGCGAGGAGCCGGCGGCGCCCGATGAGCTGCCCGGCGGCGTCGATGTGCTGGACGCCGCCCTCACGCTGCTTCCTGACGATACGGACGAGGATGCGGCCGGGCATGCGTCGCAGGATGCGGAGACGGAGGAGCCGGCGTCATTCGGCTACGCTGTCGGAACGCCTGCCGGCGAGTCACCGGAAGCGGAGGATCGCGTGGCGTTCGCGGACGACACGGGATCGGCAGCCGATTCCGCTGAGCCCGCCTCCTGGCCGGGGGCCGGCGTGGCCGAAACGGAGCCGGAGCTGAGTGAAGCCGGATTTACGGCGCTCAGCGGGGCAGCGGAGCCGGCCGCGGAGTCGACGCCCGCGCCCGAGGCCCGCCGTACCGAGCCGGGTCTGGTGACGGAGACGATGGCAGTGCTGTACCGCAGTCAGGGCTTTCACGACCGGGCGGCGGACGTATACCGTGCGCTGTTGCGCACGCGACCGGACGACGCGCGCCTGGCGGCCCGGCTGCGCGAAGCGGAAGATGCCGCTGCGGCGGAGGCCGGCCCGCGCACCGAGGACGAGGCGGGTGAGGTGTGGCTGCGCGGTGTGGGCGCGGCCTGGACCGCAGAGGCGGAGTCATCCGGGACCGCCGAGACAACGCCTTACGCCTGGACGGGGGAGGCGGAGGACGGTGAAACGGGTGAGCCGATCGGGACGTACCTCCACGACCTGGTATCCTGGAAAGCGGGTTCCGGCAACTGGCCGCCGCGCGACGTCGAGCCGCCGGAAACACAGGCACCGGGCGAGATCGAAGTGCCCGAATGGCTGAACGGACCGGGGTCGTCCGAACAGTGGACGCCTGAGCCGGAGCGCGAGGATTACCCGGTCGTCCCCGCTGCCGAATCCGACTGGGCACCGGCCGAGACCGAGCCGTGGGCTACAACACCCGACACGGTGACGCCGGACACGGCCACGCCCGAGGAGATCACCTCGGATGCGGTTTCGTCCGAAGGCGCGGATGTCGCGGATTTGACGGAAGGTGCGCTCGACGCGTGGGGCCTGCCGGCCGACGAGGCGCCGGACACGTCGTCCGATGCGGAGCCCGAGGAGGAGTCGGGAGGCTGGACGCCGCTCGAGCTCGATCGTGACGTACCGGGCGCCGGCCAACCCGCCGCGGCAGCGGAGGAGCAGCAGGCGGCTCGGGCCGATGAGGACGACTCGTCCGAGGATGACGACCTGGAGATGTTCCGGTCCTGGCTGCAGAGCCTGAAGAAGTGAGGGTCGCGGTCGTCAGCGGTCCGAACCTGAATCTGCTGGGGAGGCGCGAGCCGGAAATATACGGTCCGGACACGCTCGAACAGATCGAGCAGCGGCTGCAGCGGCTGGGCGAGGAGTTAGGCGTCGAGGTGGAGTCGTTCCAGTCGAACGCCGAGAGCGCGCTGATCGATTACATTCAGGAGTCCGCGGAACGGGTGGATGCGTTCCTGGTAAATGCGGGCGGCCTGACGCACACGAGCGTGTCGCTGCGCGACGCGCTGGTCGGCGTCGGCCGGCCGTTCGTGGAGGTCCATCTGTCGAATCCGGCGGCTCGCGAGCCGTTCCGGCATGTCTCGCTCCTGACCGATCGTGCGCTTGGTGCAGTGGCCGGCTTTGGAGCGGAAAGCTATGTACTTGGATTGCGTGGGCTGGTAGCGCGGATGAGCGCCGACCATCTGCCCCGAGGGAGTTGAAGATGGCCCAGAGCACTGGGAAGCGCGCAGGCGGCAAAAGCGGCAGTACAGGCTCGGCGGTCGCCGAGCAGAACGGTCGCGGTGACGTCGCGCAGAACATGACCGACCTCGATTTCCTGCGCGGCCTCATCGACGCCGTCGATCAGAGCGGTATAGATTCGCTCGAGATCAACCGGTCGGGCACCCGCATCCGGATCGCGAAGACGCCCGCGGCAGCCGCTGCCCCATTCCCGTCCTACACACAGGTACCCGTCCCGCAGCACGCGGCGGCGACACACTCCGCGCCTGCCCAGTCGGCACCCGCCACACAGTCCGCGCCGGCCGCACCGGCCGCCGCCCCGGCCGAGGAAGCGGCACCGAAGAGCAACCTGGTCGACGTGAAGTCGCCGATGGTGGGCACGTTCTACCGCGCGCCTGCGCCCGACGCGCCGCCGTACGTCGAACAGGGCACGACCGTGACGAAGGGTCAGACGCTGTGCATTCTCGAGGCGATGAAGCTGATGAACGAGCTCGAGTGCGAGGTGGAAGGCGTCATTCGTGAGATCCTCGTCGAGGATACCGAGCCGGTCGAGTATGGCCAGGTGCTTTTCCGCGTCGAGCCGGCCGGCTCGAAGTGATTGCGGCTGCGTAGTACATCCATGTTTCGCAAAGTACTGGTCGCCAACCGCGGCGAGATTGCGCTGCGCGTGATCCGCGCATGCCGCGAGATGGGCATCCGCACGGTCGCAGTGTACAGTGAGGCCGATCGCGAGTCGCTGCACGTACGCTTCGCCGATGAAGACGTGTGCATCGGGCCCGCGCAGGCACGCGACAGCTATCTGAACATCCCGCGTATTATCGCTGCCGCTGAAGTCACCGGCGCTGAGGCCATCCACCCCGGTTACGGATTCCTGGCCGAGAATGCGGAGTTCGCGGAAATCTGCGACCGCAGCGACATCGTGTTCATTGGGCCGTCGGCGGAGCACATCCGCCTCATGGGCGACAAAGCG
Proteins encoded:
- a CDS encoding polyprenyl synthetase family protein; the encoded protein is MLRTRTPKLSEIQRPVRDDVERVVDELRRIVLSDFPAIGEVNDHLLWARGKLFRPTLLLLSHRVSGGSDARAVTLAAIVELVHLATLVHDDAVDHSVLRRGMPTVNALWNHQTAVIMGDYLYSRSISALADIGRVDFIAVLSRAANEMSVGELRQLSSCDALQFSEQDYDRLIASKTASLMSAACEIGAALATESYREPLARFGHALGMAFQIVDDLLDYTESEAMVGKPTGQDLREHKVTLPLIAAMREMASAARHDVEAFFADPVPTDDGIQRLTKLVRDNGGLEYARNRADEFGRRAAEALLELPDGPGTDALQAAVGYVVERRN
- the aroQ gene encoding type II 3-dehydroquinate dehydratase; this encodes MRVAVVSGPNLNLLGRREPEIYGPDTLEQIEQRLQRLGEELGVEVESFQSNAESALIDYIQESAERVDAFLVNAGGLTHTSVSLRDALVGVGRPFVEVHLSNPAAREPFRHVSLLTDRALGAVAGFGAESYVLGLRGLVARMSADHLPRGS
- a CDS encoding tetratricopeptide repeat protein codes for the protein MAESHREEIAKLEALYAGNPGGRVFVHLAEAYRKAGEHERARRILDEGLARHPDSASGYVVLGRVLADMQITGEAEIAFRRVLDLDGGNLVALRWLGDLARQSGRNADAAMHYRELLIRNPSNEEVRDLVEIVEREAEGTGAAVAARADDDIGETGADELRVDAFPGLDDREEPESALAGQQAEAEQAALTPPPPVGDAAPPDITPWSAAPGRTGDAEEPPVEYGLVELDTSATAESPYQAAGASAGPLESGGDAAHGEPSDATASDAAGTPNEGAPGAAEPVAHAGDEAPERPAPYEDRPAASAAPTWPADESDVVASIDEGDTDALELDELRRDDEAEPLEIHLLDPSYEASAEEETEDFVGELDLSDMVNAGSLEDADDYADETFVADLTSAGEEPAAPDELPGGVDVLDAALTLLPDDTDEDAAGHASQDAETEEPASFGYAVGTPAGESPEAEDRVAFADDTGSAADSAEPASWPGAGVAETEPELSEAGFTALSGAAEPAAESTPAPEARRTEPGLVTETMAVLYRSQGFHDRAADVYRALLRTRPDDARLAARLREAEDAAAAEAGPRTEDEAGEVWLRGVGAAWTAEAESSGTAETTPYAWTGEAEDGETGEPIGTYLHDLVSWKAGSGNWPPRDVEPPETQAPGEIEVPEWLNGPGSSEQWTPEPEREDYPVVPAAESDWAPAETEPWATTPDTVTPDTATPEEITSDAVSSEGADVADLTEGALDAWGLPADEAPDTSSDAEPEEESGGWTPLELDRDVPGAGQPAAAAEEQQAARADEDDSSEDDDLEMFRSWLQSLKK
- the accB gene encoding acetyl-CoA carboxylase biotin carboxyl carrier protein; this encodes MAQSTGKRAGGKSGSTGSAVAEQNGRGDVAQNMTDLDFLRGLIDAVDQSGIDSLEINRSGTRIRIAKTPAAAAAPFPSYTQVPVPQHAAATHSAPAQSAPATQSAPAAPAAAPAEEAAPKSNLVDVKSPMVGTFYRAPAPDAPPYVEQGTTVTKGQTLCILEAMKLMNELECEVEGVIREILVEDTEPVEYGQVLFRVEPAGSK
- a CDS encoding SurA N-terminal domain-containing protein, which encodes MRENTKWIMLITALAFVALMVFEWGMDMTGRSGSVAGEIGRVNGESVSYEEWLAVYRNVYQQQQSAIDGPITSAMTRQIEDAAWDQIVTQRLLQQELDRRGIRVSDDEIRDAARMAPPPELQSAPAFQTDGQFDINKYHQFLAQPQDPAFLLQLEAYYRDVIPRSKLFFQTSAGLTVSDGQLWRMYRDANEKATVQYIAFDPAALVPAGEVNVTDAAVRAYYEEHDDEFIRPAQVTVRYVSLNRGAPAADSAAALERARELRNAAVAGEPFEDVAARAGEGSPDARFYGELFTARRGQSAPALDQAVFSTSAGQVTEPILTQAGYHVVKVESRGGDSAQVRQFLVPIELSRQAEDRLLDRADSLEDASETVGLEQAAQRLGLQVQTAEVTPALPILPGVGAIDEGLDWALDAEIGSLSEVFETDQAFYMLELVSRREEGPLPLAEATPTIRALLMREARIERARERLADAEKRAMAGASLEEIARAYNATVAQAGPFTRGEGAPGLGRMNPAIGAAFALQPGATSPLIEADGQLFLIRGVSREEASRTGWQAQREEQRARVLQALSDARWNQYLLALRQEADIVDNRAEVLRASGNAAL
- a CDS encoding twin-arginine translocase TatA/TatE family subunit, which gives rise to MPFNLGPMEMVFVVVVLLLVFGAKRLPELGSGLGKGIREFRNSMRDINSEFKEPENPNRIHDPLPRSRVAATPENEPAKRED